From Pristiophorus japonicus isolate sPriJap1 chromosome 1, sPriJap1.hap1, whole genome shotgun sequence, a single genomic window includes:
- the LOC139228518 gene encoding GTP-binding protein Di-Ras2 → MPEQSNDYRVVVFGAGGVGKSSLVLRFVKGTFRESYIPTIEDTYRQVISCDKSICTLQITDTTGSHQFPAMQRLSISKGHAFILVYSITSKQSLEELKPIYEQVCQIKGDVESIPIMLVGNKCDDTLREVQASDGESQAKRWKCGFMETSAKTNHNVKELFQELLNLEKRRAVSLQIDGKKSKQQKRTEKLKGKCVVM, encoded by the coding sequence ATGCCGGAACAGAGCAACGATTACAGGGTTGTGGTGTTTGGAGCGGGGGGCGTGGGCAAGAGCTCGCTGGTGCTGAGGTTTGTCAAAGGGACCTTCCGGGAGAGCTACATCCCCACGATCGAAGACACTTACCGCCAAGTCATCAGCTGCGACAAGAGCATCTGCACTTTGCAGATCACGGACACCACGGGGAGCCACCAGTTCCCGGCCATGCAGCGCCTCTCCATCTCCAAAGGGCACGCCTTCATCCTGGTTTACTCCATCACCAGCAAGCAGTCGCTGGAAGAGCTGAAGCCCATCTACGAGCAAGTGTGTCAGATAAAGGGGGACGTGGAGAGCATCCCCATCATGCTGGTGGGCAACAAGTGCGACGACACCCTGCGGGAGGTGCAGGCCAGCGACGGCGAGTCCCAGGCCAAGCGCTGGAAGTGCGGCTTCATGGAGACCTCGGCCAAGACCAACCACAATGTCAAGGAGCTCTTCCAGGAACTGCTGAACCTGGAGAAGCGCAGGGCCGTCAGCCTGCAGATCGACGGCAAGAAATCCAAGCAGCAAAAGAGGACAGAGAAACTCAAGGGGAAGTGTGTCGTTATGTGA